From the Erpetoichthys calabaricus chromosome 12, fErpCal1.3, whole genome shotgun sequence genome, the window ATCACTTAGTTtgaaatacatgtactgtatggtCTGAAATAaaatagtatataaaatatattatactatgttaactaaaaagatattaCAGTATATCCAACACCAGGTAAATGGAAAACTCGGAGGAGTTACTTTAGTAAAATATTAGTAGAATAATGGGTAAAATcaatagtaataaaacacattataaattcaacattacaagaacaaaatgtaatattagaatTTGTGATCTGTATTGTTCAACTTGTTAGCTTaaccattatttttattattgttccaGTGGTAAATGTATTTTCATATAATCTGTACACCCAAACTCATAGGGTGACCAGATGCTCTGTGGTACAATAGGTGATGAAATGGAGTGGACTAGCAGGCATTGGGATTTGGTGCTTGTTTTGGGTGTGGGTGGAGTTGACTCATAGCatgtaatgatgataataataataataataattttatactttcaAATTCTCTGTGATTATTAGAATTCAAGCCTATATCTTTGAACCTTTTTAACACTTCTTGCACATTTAATTCCATAACAATATAAGGAGGATCTACACAGCCACTCAAATTATATAGGCTATGTTATTATAGTACTACATAAACTATGTGAGCTCAGCATAACAgctatgaaataaacaaataaatacataggaGCCAAAttgaaaactcaaaattaaacCAGTCAACAGTGTTCCTGATAGCATTACTGACAATTattctataatttaaaaaaggtgaGTTTTAGCTATGCTGGTTGTTTTCTGTCTGAGGACTGTATTTTTCATTCAAGGCAATCTTTTGCAGGGTccacaaaaacagcaaataaatctTCTAAAGTGGTATGCAAAATGTACttcacaagatttcttaaaataagcttaAGTACAATTTCTTGAACCAAatcaatatatacaatacaatacaatacagtttatttttgtatagcccaaaatcacacaggaagtgccgcaatgggctttaacaggccctgcctcttgacagccccccagccttgactctctaataagacaaggaaaaactcccaaaaaaacctagtagggaaaaatggaagaaaccttgggaaaggcagttcaaagagagacccctttccaggtagtatGGATATCTTactagaagaaaaagaagatttaatGGCCtgatataaaaatcaaaaaaaacctGATATCTtaatagaagaaaaagaagatttaatGGCCTGATATAAAAAAACCTCTCACttgcttaaatttcatttttacagGGTGCAGGCACCACTGTGGTAAAGTACTATGTCTTGCTAGCATTCATGTTGACATAAACATGGACTTCCTAATCACATGACATTTGATTGGACAGATTTTGTCTGTTTTGAACAAAACTGGTGAGATTGGTGGTTAAACACTGTACACCAATATGCAACAACATACTCGTACATAGGACATTGTCCACATAAGTTACTGGAAAGAGAAATTAGTCCCAAATCTTGAAGAAATGTAGATTTGTTAAGAATAAATCAGAATATGAATATTAGGGATTATAAACTAGATTGTCCAGGAAAATGCAGGATGTCTGTCACCTTAACTATTGTTTGCCCTTTATTTACAACTTAATTCTCTGCTAATCTCTTACCatgtcttcctcttttcttcatTCATGGTTAACACGCTATTGATCGGGATTTAGTTTGGATAACTCTCAAGTGTGAGTAGAGAAAATCAGTTCATAATGTGGAATATAAACTTGTGTAATTAACAGCCAAAGGATAAGGTGACAAGTGTGAAAGAAACAAAAGCATGCAAATTGGCAGTGTGGTCAAACAACAATAAAAGGGCCGGTGACAGTGAAGCTAAAAGTCATACTAAAAGTTCCTGACAGCAATCCACCAAAATCTAGAGAAaagtatacaaataataaaacaaaaggatTCAAAATGTAAGCTACTTTAAACAAGAATAAGCATAAAGCAGTTAATGAAAGTCTACTAATTTTAAGAAGACTGCTTAAAATAGCTAAAGTAATGCATTCATAATAATTGTATGTGGTTGTTGAAACAACAGCAAATTAAAAGCATAGTGATAGTGTGATTGAGAGTAGGACAGGGcaattttgattatttgttttattcGGAATATACTGTAATTTTCCTAATAAAATTTATGACTCAAGTGCAACTTTTTTGTCATTAATATACTGCACATTTAGCTGAACCATGATTGCTGATTTTCTGGCTCCCCTTCACAGAATGTACTTTAACTCTTTTGGGTAATAAGTTTTTTCTaaaattctttttctgttttatccaACCTAACGtcaaatgtcttgtcttgttcttGTTTAAATTTTGCAATCTTCTGCTGTAGACACTCCTAAATTTCATGCTCTAGTGTTTGCTCTAGTCCCTCTTTTAAGTTTAGTTGCAACTCATTCACTTTTctaattgttttgtttaaaagatTTTCTTGCAAATGTTTcaccttcctctccacttcctgcCTGAAGTTCTTTTCTAAGCCTTGCTTCATTGATAACAGCTCctcatcttttttctgtttaatggtTTCTTCCATCTGATGTAGCCTAGCATCTAGCATTTGCCTGAATTCCTGTTCTTTCTTACTCAACTCTTTTTCCATGTTAAGTTTGAATTCTTTTTCTAGTTGCTCCATTTGAATTTCATGTGCTTGTCTTAATTCATGACACTTTTCATCAATAGAGTTTCCAAACTGCAACAGACCTTGCGCTTTTTTCTTCAACAATAATTTTAACTGTTGGATTCTGTTTTTCACATCCTCTATCATTGCATCATCTGTAAATGTATCTTGATTTTCTGTTTCGTTGCTGTTTGTACTATTGAATTCTCCACAAGTTGTGTCACTGTAAATTTGGTGAAATGGATTGAACCTTTCAAACAGATCAGGCTCATTACCACCATCCTCTCCGTGACtcatttctttggttttgttcAGCTCACAGTCATCATAGAAGGCTTTCAGCAAATATTGATTCATAGTTCCTTTCTTAACTTCATGTTCCTCTTTAAAATGGGACttcatttcaaattcactttCATTCAGATCCTCTTCTTTCttaatatttattgcattttgtgactttttcttctgaaattttgttttctcctcttgttcatttttattctgcttttctttGTATATTGAACAGGGCTCTAGTTTGTTTATTCCTGCAGCTAGGTCACTCCAGGTCCCTTGtatgcattcattttctttaagTCCATcgtttgtttcttttcttatatTATCATGTTGAAACAGTTGCTCTGTCATTGTCGTGTTCCCTTTTTTACTGTGCTTTCCCAAGTGCTTTTCATCGATGGTCTCTTCCTTGCTGTTGTTTTGGTCTTTCTTCAATGCCCATTGTACAGCCTGAGTTGTCTTGCGCAGCTCTTCAAGGTCTTCTTTCAGCTCAGCTAACTTTATTTCCTGCTCAGCTTTCATTTTCTTAAATCTTTTCCTCTGTTCCTGTTCAAGCTTCTTTTTCAGCTGATTTTTattcttgtgttgttttttttccgtTTCCTTTCTCAGCACCACTTCAGCCATCTTGATTTCATTATCATACTTATCTTTCCACTCTTTATCCAACTGCAACTTTTCTTGCTTGTGCTTTTCTTTAATCTGCTCTACTTGTTTTCTCCATTTTTCATTATCTTTCTCTAGTTTCtccatattttttctttcattatgtcTAAGTTCATGTTTCAGCTTTTCTTCTGTGctgattaatttttctttgagtTGTCGCATTTCTTCAGCAGTCTGATTCTGCCTCTCTCCAAACTCCAGTTGTAGTTTTTCCACTTTATCCTGCAGGTATTGTTTTAACTCCATCATTTTTAAGTGGTACTCTTCCTTGATGTTTCTTTCCAGGTTCTCTTTCCAGAGTTGGTCCTGTTCAATCTTATCTCTgtaattacttttcattttctcgAGTTTTTCTTCAAAAGACTTTGCTAGCTCTGCTTcttttttttgccattcttttttctcctcctccatgctcttaattagttttttttctctttcctgaaaCTCATTTTCCACTtggtcttgttttattttgttttccatcATATACTGAAATTCAAGCAGCTCTTTTTGTCTGTtgaatttttctttataatatgctttaatttgtttttctttactttcttccAGATTCATTGTCTTCTTAAGATGAAGTGTATACTTTTGTGTCATCTGTCCCTGTTTTTCTTTATAGAGCTTACTTATCTCTATTTCtttcatctgaattttttgttctaATGGCAGGTATGTCTCATTCCTGTAGTAGTTCTCCATATCTCCTTCTATCATTTCCTCAATTTTGCTCAAGAGTTCTCTCACTTGACTGCGCTCCTTCAGGTCATTCATTTTTAGAGTGTGGTATCTATTCCCACACATTTCCTTAAGCTTTGCAAGTTCTCTCCCAGACTCTTCTAATGAATCATCAAGATGgtgtctttgaggattttgtgTAAAGAGGAGCATACTGtggttatatattttattaccaAAAATTTGCATAATTTTACCCATTgcatctctttctttttctttgtattggCCTTCCTGTAGCACAAGCAAAAAAACGTGTGGCCCTGGGAAACATAAGctaatacattttataagttcTGTATAAAATTCTCCGTAGGTCAAGTTAGGATCCAAGAAACCTGGTGTGTCAACTACAGTGATCTTTATCCCTGCTACTGTAGTTTGTCTATGCTCTGTCTTCTTCATTACATGTGATGTGCTGATTTCATGCATGAATTCCCTTTTACCAAGTATTACATTTCCAGCTGCACTCTTCCCAACCCATGGTGTTCCAAGCAGCACAATCCTGAAATGACTTTCATACATATTGTACATTTGTACAGGGTCATCTTTGTCTTCATCTTTATCTGTGGAAGAAGACAAGTTTATGTTTTCACTAAGAAAGAAACGATGTTCATTCTGCACAGTGGGATCTCCAAaggtattttttgcattgcaaaGTTTAAAATAATACTAGTGGAAACATCTAGAAAGATCCTTTAATATgttaatcacacacacacattttatagagGTTGTTCCCATCTTACAGCTGAGGTGAATCTCAAATGGTTTAAGTTGATtaataatgaatggatagatggttttaaattattaataataatctgGACATTTATTCCCAGCATTGGTCAGGTTTAAAGCAGAGTAAATGTTCATTATCTGAATTGGCACACATGACATCAATggaaattcattcattcagttacTAAACCCATCTAAACCTTTGTTAAAACTACAGTCTATCTTGGCAACAATAACCACAGAGGAGAAATGAACCCTACTTGGACACCAGACAAAtttaggacacacacacacacacacacacacacacacacacacacacacacacacacacacggataccatcacacacatacatacacacacactcactaccTCATTCATTGACATTGGGGAAGTTCAAAGTTTCCATTTCAAGCAACACTGTActcaaaaatcatatttttaacatgttacttACTCCTTtttgtttgtagtggtggctgggAAAAAAATGTTGGTAATGTGAAATGATTCatggatattttatattgtttgctgttatccagcattggtcactataaATGCCTGTTCTGTCAGTGactttattatttctgttttctatGGAAACATgagaatacattttttcttgtctATCACCCCAAAGTACACAGGGtaactaatatataaaaaaatatgatatttgggtggagtattcctttaaactaaCAAACATGTATTTAAGGTTTTAGGAGAAAGAGAACATTCAAGTGAAAATAGTAATATGGAGACAGGGAGA encodes:
- the LOC114662203 gene encoding interaptin-like, which produces MFSDRDTFHLSFSKPCCCRADQSIQDASFLLFCGERRKSIPSGMDSSSFHQDLGMAVAYEIQDFDKDEDKDDPVQMYNMYESHFRIVLLGTPWVGKSAAGNVILGKREFMHEISTSHVMKKTEHRQTTVAGIKITVVDTPGFLDPNLTYGEFYTELIKCISLCFPGPHVFLLVLQEGQYKEKERDAMGKIMQIFGNKIYNHSMLLFTQNPQRHHLDDSLEESGRELAKLKEMCGNRYHTLKMNDLKERSQVRELLSKIEEMIEGDMENYYRNETYLPLEQKIQMKEIEISKLYKEKQGQMTQKYTLHLKKTMNLEESKEKQIKAYYKEKFNRQKELLEFQYMMENKIKQDQVENEFQEREKKLIKSMEEEKKEWQKKEAELAKSFEEKLEKMKSNYRDKIEQDQLWKENLERNIKEEYHLKMMELKQYLQDKVEKLQLEFGERQNQTAEEMRQLKEKLISTEEKLKHELRHNERKNMEKLEKDNEKWRKQVEQIKEKHKQEKLQLDKEWKDKYDNEIKMAEVVLRKETEKKQHKNKNQLKKKLEQEQRKRFKKMKAEQEIKLAELKEDLEELRKTTQAVQWALKKDQNNSKEETIDEKHLGKHSKKGNTTMTEQLFQHDNIRKETNDGLKENECIQGTWSDLAAGINKLEPCSIYKEKQNKNEQEEKTKFQKKKSQNAINIKKEEDLNESEFEMKSHFKEEHEVKKGTMNQYLLKAFYDDCELNKTKEMSHGEDGGNEPDLFERFNPFHQIYSDTTCGEFNSTNSNETENQDTFTDDAMIEDVKNRIQQLKLLLKKKAQGLLQFGNSIDEKCHELRQAHEIQMEQLEKEFKLNMEKELSKKEQEFRQMLDARLHQMEETIKQKKDEELLSMKQGLEKNFRQEVERKVKHLQENLLNKTIRKVNELQLNLKEGLEQTLEHEICTKMSIDEDGNEMGSDNDTQTINLRIVLLGVALAKKSQVKDLILGKTESKLEISSAAKTKKSDSRFAIVEEKGITVVNTPDLDDPNISYVDFYLEMKKCISLCFPGPHAFLIVLRENKFEDQDIKAITFIEEIFGNRVFDHSLVLFTKHTIMSKLSQEGLGETTRDIQKLVDRCKKRQHLLNIEDVNNDSQVVELIKKIEEMIGGNLENCYRDDVLSIRAEGINLDLTQILDKIARRMQTEYNSQLMLKIEEWKRKQEIEEEKMEQTLLEEFTGKEEWMKHDYERKYQEKIEKMKDEFQQKETGMIVELEETWGKKWIETDKELTQTYKPVEHSAVSRENRKQFLKNEENKTEQLRNRNKKHKQKEKMRISNTEQKTLADKQKNEEWENDLQQFHQSPEEVNSGISETVWKEWEEEWKPIKDGIRHKHEEALIWRKNVFREKIKAIFNEKEKELKHSGHSKIGSVGHIVCLCLFFALVLFFVCLCEMRNMPFTPT